In Carboxydocella sporoproducens DSM 16521, a genomic segment contains:
- a CDS encoding YheC/YheD family protein produces MQVRLKSIPDHKNTVCISKAFAVKVGIAERIRTYLKFGRNFTEIKIVLEGKYNDEIIGISENVLQKLAIPLFCDYEILVKEHCIELGPFVGILAGYTESNVAKRRKFFLNYTSCYHKINGVILLFSLEQIDRQLEKVNAFIYNPQKKDWEKGMTGIPAVIFKKIRLSQQWRDFLVNNTGGYVFNDYVPDKYEVYLWLRDEQEIVNVINIPETIKLTSKHQLINMVAKFSELMLKPIKGSQGKGIEVINQNNYNEYINQKIYSGNYILQQRITLLNIENSIVDFRLILVKNEKGYWEPMDLIVRLGDPGKAVSNVSAGGKALDYCQFIERYQVGERLKAVNFKETLSQIALLIANSIVKKGIHLGNLGIDFALDEKLDLWLIEVNSLDPNHTIVMDAGKDRSALQKIYYKNMAYARFLAGY; encoded by the coding sequence ATGCAAGTGAGGCTGAAATCAATACCAGACCATAAGAACACAGTTTGTATTAGCAAAGCCTTTGCTGTTAAAGTGGGAATTGCAGAACGGATACGTACTTACTTAAAGTTTGGTCGAAATTTTACAGAAATAAAAATTGTTTTAGAAGGTAAGTATAACGATGAAATAATAGGCATTAGCGAGAACGTATTACAAAAACTGGCAATTCCGCTGTTTTGCGATTATGAAATTCTTGTAAAAGAGCATTGTATAGAATTGGGGCCATTTGTTGGTATACTGGCAGGATATACAGAGAGTAATGTTGCTAAAAGAAGAAAATTTTTTTTAAATTATACTTCTTGTTATCATAAAATTAATGGAGTGATTTTACTGTTTTCTTTGGAACAGATAGATAGACAACTGGAAAAAGTCAATGCTTTTATTTATAATCCCCAAAAAAAAGATTGGGAAAAAGGAATGACAGGGATACCAGCAGTTATTTTTAAAAAAATAAGATTAAGCCAGCAGTGGCGTGATTTTTTGGTTAATAACACTGGTGGCTATGTATTTAATGATTATGTGCCTGACAAATATGAAGTTTATCTGTGGTTGAGAGATGAACAAGAAATTGTAAACGTTATTAATATACCTGAAACTATCAAACTTACTTCTAAACATCAGTTGATTAATATGGTTGCAAAATTTTCGGAATTAATGTTAAAACCGATTAAAGGGAGCCAGGGAAAAGGCATCGAAGTTATAAACCAGAACAATTACAATGAGTACATTAATCAAAAAATCTATAGCGGAAATTATATTTTGCAACAAAGAATTACTCTGCTAAATATCGAAAATAGCATAGTTGATTTTAGATTGATTCTTGTTAAAAATGAAAAAGGCTATTGGGAACCTATGGACTTAATAGTAAGATTGGGTGATCCGGGGAAAGCAGTTAGCAATGTTTCTGCAGGGGGCAAAGCTCTGGATTATTGCCAGTTCATAGAACGCTACCAGGTAGGGGAACGTCTGAAAGCAGTTAATTTTAAAGAGACTTTGAGCCAAATTGCCCTGTTAATTGCTAATTCAATAGTTAAGAAAGGCATACATCTTGGTAACCTGGGCATCGATTTTGCTTTGGATGAAAAGCTGGATTTATGGCTGATTGAAGTGAATTCACTCGACCCCAATCATACGATAGTTATGGATGCAGGAAAGGATCGATCAGCTTTGCAAAAAATATACTATAAAAACATGGCTTACGCACGCTTTCTTGCCGGATATTAA
- a CDS encoding YheC/YheD family protein, protein MKLYNISPLESDKNLVVSGCIEFIKISGIETEVCFGKSKGKARVFFNKDLPETEIKISKKLIDNLMIKTCCSYQLKVTDKSLEFGPVLGFLLGEQSYLYHNNNLSELTDSLENIKYGGLYLAFKASNIDWTEKKVYGLYFNPDKKYWFYGVLPLPQVIFRRAFSSNKREIKKIIDNGIEIFNSRRLDKWQTYIFLRENELSKYLPNTERLASIELVTEFLKKHTKIVLKPANLSRGRGICFLELDDDGKIFVNDYRGRRPQNYYLDELNSFIKEGKFIEQGYIIQEYIRLLSYAGVPFDVRVIVQKNKYRTWEVTGKECRLPASKGLVTNLARGGKVLELKNIFDNEQHNLMKLEQDINNLAISVANQMDFLGENFGEFGLDIAIDQNLKLWLIEVNFRPTYKGFKILDKNKYFEIASKPLKYAISLSGFEIWEVRPTDHASEAEINTRP, encoded by the coding sequence ATGAAACTATACAATATTAGCCCTTTAGAAAGTGACAAAAATCTTGTCGTATCAGGATGTATAGAATTCATAAAAATTTCAGGGATAGAAACTGAAGTCTGTTTTGGTAAAAGCAAGGGGAAAGCCCGAGTTTTTTTTAATAAGGACCTGCCAGAAACAGAAATCAAAATCAGCAAAAAACTAATTGACAACCTAATGATTAAAACTTGTTGTAGTTATCAGCTTAAAGTAACAGATAAATCATTGGAGTTTGGTCCAGTATTGGGTTTTTTATTGGGGGAACAAAGCTATTTGTATCATAATAATAATTTAAGTGAATTGACTGATAGTCTGGAAAATATAAAATATGGGGGACTGTATCTGGCATTTAAAGCCAGCAATATTGATTGGACTGAAAAAAAGGTTTACGGCCTCTATTTTAATCCTGACAAAAAATATTGGTTTTATGGAGTATTACCTTTGCCCCAGGTTATTTTTCGTAGAGCTTTTAGTAGTAATAAAAGAGAAATTAAAAAAATTATAGATAATGGAATAGAAATTTTTAACTCAAGGCGACTTGATAAATGGCAGACCTATATCTTTCTGCGGGAAAATGAATTAAGTAAATACTTACCTAACACTGAAAGGCTGGCTTCGATTGAATTAGTTACGGAATTTTTGAAAAAACATACTAAAATCGTCCTTAAACCAGCTAATTTATCTCGAGGTCGAGGGATCTGTTTCCTGGAGTTAGATGATGATGGCAAAATTTTTGTTAATGACTACAGGGGCAGACGACCTCAAAATTATTATTTGGATGAGCTGAACAGTTTTATTAAAGAAGGTAAATTTATAGAACAAGGATATATTATCCAGGAATATATTAGACTACTAAGCTATGCTGGTGTTCCTTTTGATGTGAGAGTAATAGTCCAGAAAAATAAATATAGGACATGGGAAGTTACAGGTAAAGAATGTCGGTTACCTGCCAGCAAAGGACTTGTAACCAATTTGGCTCGCGGTGGTAAGGTTTTAGAACTGAAAAATATATTTGATAACGAACAGCATAATTTAATGAAATTAGAGCAAGACATTAATAACCTGGCTATTTCTGTGGCAAATCAAATGGACTTTTTGGGAGAAAATTTTGGGGAATTTGGTTTGGACATAGCTATTGACCAAAATTTAAAGCTATGGCTGATTGAAGTAAATTTTCGTCCGACTTATAAGGGATTTAAAATACTAGACAAAAACAAATACTTTGAAATTGCCTCTAAACCGTTGAAATATGCTATTTCTTTAAGCGGATTTGAGATTTGGGAGGTGCGACCGACTGATCATGCAAGTGAGGCTGAAATCAATACCAGACCATAA